The following proteins are co-located in the Legionella busanensis genome:
- a CDS encoding YifB family Mg chelatase-like AAA ATPase has product MNLAFSKTRSALGIDARSVSVEVHLSNGLPSFTIVGLAQTAVKESKDRVRSAIINSHFEFPCRKITVNLAPADLPKAGSGFDLPIAIGILAASKQISNSRLSDYEFIGELALSGEIKAVHSIIPIVLAAMREQKTLIIPEANAKEAAITGYPHVYTATSLQEVCNHLCQDISLKILPERLVNLYNEAIDWSDIKGQKHAKKAMIIAAAGGHSILLSGPPGSGKTMLAKRFKTLLPLLSELQALECAAIYSIQGRAINPQTWCIPPFRAPHHTASAVSLVGGGNPPKPGEISLAHHGVLFLDELPEFSKHVLETLREPLESGNICISRAAIQTEFPAQFQLIAAMNPCPCGHWGNSQANCRCTPDRISRYLAKLSGPLLDRIDMHIQVQALRPDELIKEHDDKANKSSLVRELIESIRSLQIKRQGVINSHLNVQDCERLCNLTSEKKEFLQQALVKLKLSGRAYHRLLKVARTVADLEEKEDVSLNNLKQALSFRHLLQAPSI; this is encoded by the coding sequence ATGAATCTTGCATTTAGCAAAACGCGCAGTGCATTAGGCATAGACGCGCGTTCCGTGTCTGTAGAAGTTCATTTATCTAATGGCTTACCTAGTTTTACAATTGTTGGGCTTGCTCAAACTGCTGTTAAGGAAAGCAAAGACAGAGTACGCAGCGCAATTATTAATAGCCATTTTGAATTTCCCTGCCGTAAAATTACCGTTAACTTAGCACCAGCTGATTTACCCAAAGCAGGAAGTGGCTTTGACTTACCTATAGCGATAGGTATTCTTGCTGCATCTAAACAAATCTCTAATAGTAGATTAAGTGATTATGAATTTATTGGTGAATTAGCGTTAAGCGGCGAAATAAAAGCTGTGCATAGTATTATTCCCATCGTTCTTGCTGCTATGCGCGAACAAAAAACGCTGATTATACCTGAAGCAAATGCTAAAGAGGCAGCTATTACAGGTTATCCTCATGTCTATACAGCAACTAGCTTACAAGAAGTTTGTAATCATTTATGTCAGGATATTTCACTAAAAATCTTACCTGAACGTTTAGTAAACCTATACAATGAAGCAATTGATTGGTCAGATATTAAAGGCCAGAAACATGCTAAAAAAGCAATGATTATAGCAGCTGCAGGCGGCCATAGTATTTTGCTAAGCGGACCTCCTGGCAGCGGTAAAACAATGCTTGCTAAACGTTTTAAAACACTTCTCCCATTATTATCTGAATTACAAGCTCTAGAATGCGCTGCCATTTACTCTATTCAAGGTCGAGCAATTAATCCTCAAACTTGGTGCATACCTCCTTTTCGTGCGCCACATCATACAGCTTCAGCAGTATCGTTAGTAGGTGGCGGTAATCCTCCTAAACCTGGCGAGATTTCTTTAGCTCACCATGGTGTTTTATTTCTTGATGAGTTGCCAGAATTTAGCAAGCATGTACTAGAAACTTTACGCGAACCCCTAGAATCTGGAAATATTTGTATTTCTCGAGCAGCCATTCAAACTGAATTTCCAGCTCAATTTCAGCTTATAGCAGCTATGAATCCTTGTCCTTGTGGTCATTGGGGCAATTCTCAAGCTAACTGCCGCTGTACACCAGATAGAATTAGTCGTTATTTAGCTAAATTATCAGGCCCTCTACTTGATAGAATTGATATGCATATTCAGGTACAAGCGCTACGTCCTGATGAATTGATTAAAGAACATGATGATAAAGCGAATAAAAGTTCTCTAGTAAGAGAGCTAATAGAAAGCATACGTAGCTTACAAATAAAGCGGCAAGGTGTCATTAATAGTCATTTAAATGTTCAAGATTGTGAGCGCTTATGCAACCTTACGTCAGAAAAAAAAGAGTTTTTGCAGCAAGCACTTGTAAAACTAAAATTATCAGGTCGTGCTTATCATCGCTTATTAAAAGTAGCCCGAACTGTGGCTGATTTGGAAGAAAAAGAGGATGTAAGTTTAAATAATTTAAAACAAGCACTATCGTTTAGACATTTATTGCAGGCACCTTCTATTTAA
- a CDS encoding accessory factor UbiK family protein: protein MLDSKLFDDLTKKLFTTLPLDLQNLEKETRQKFKEVLQSTFSRLDLVTREEFDIQLKVLARTREKLENLQTQVNELIEKKK from the coding sequence ATGCTGGATTCTAAACTATTTGATGATTTAACTAAAAAACTTTTTACTACATTACCTTTAGATTTGCAAAATTTAGAAAAAGAAACACGGCAAAAATTTAAAGAAGTTTTGCAATCAACGTTTTCTCGTTTGGATTTAGTGACCCGAGAGGAATTTGATATTCAACTTAAAGTTCTAGCAAGAACTCGAGAAAAACTTGAAAACCTACAAACTCAAGTGAATGAATTAATAGAGAAAAAAAAATAA
- a CDS encoding P-II family nitrogen regulator, translating to MKMLTAIIKPFKLDDVHEALMEIGVPGITISETRGFGRQRGHTELYRGAEYVVDFLPKIKIELALPDNMVEPAIDAICKAAYTGKIGDGKIFVYDLLQVVRVRTGEVGEDALG from the coding sequence ATGAAAATGCTTACCGCAATTATTAAACCTTTTAAGCTTGACGATGTTCATGAAGCTTTAATGGAGATAGGTGTCCCTGGCATTACAATTTCTGAAACCCGTGGCTTTGGGCGACAACGAGGCCATACTGAACTTTATAGGGGTGCTGAGTATGTTGTTGACTTTCTACCTAAAATAAAAATCGAACTTGCTCTTCCTGATAATATGGTTGAACCTGCTATCGATGCTATTTGTAAAGCAGCTTATACAGGCAAAATAGGTGATGGTAAGATTTTTGTATATGACTTACTCCAAGTTGTACGTGTGCGCACAGGCGAAGTAGGAGAAGATGCTTTAGGGTAA
- a CDS encoding EVE domain-containing protein, with the protein MINYWLMKSEPNCFSIDDLYNSPNKTSHWDGVRNYQARNFMRDQMSIGDLVFFYHSNCNTPGIVGIAEVNSEAYPDHTAFDPLNEHFDSKSSVENPRWVMVDVTFKEKFTEVIELKQLKQHPELKDMLLLRKGNRLSIIPVSKTEWVFINSRLR; encoded by the coding sequence ATGATTAATTATTGGTTAATGAAATCCGAGCCTAATTGTTTTAGCATTGATGATCTTTATAATTCACCTAATAAAACATCGCATTGGGACGGTGTACGTAATTATCAAGCACGTAATTTTATGCGAGATCAAATGTCCATTGGCGATTTAGTATTTTTCTATCACTCTAACTGCAACACGCCAGGAATTGTTGGTATTGCAGAGGTCAATAGTGAAGCTTATCCTGATCACACCGCTTTTGATCCATTAAATGAACATTTTGACTCTAAAAGTAGCGTTGAAAATCCACGTTGGGTTATGGTAGATGTAACTTTTAAAGAAAAATTTACGGAAGTGATTGAACTAAAGCAATTAAAACAACATCCAGAACTTAAGGATATGTTATTGTTACGTAAAGGTAATCGTTTATCCATTATACCAGTTAGTAAAACAGAATGGGTTTTTATTAATTCGCGATTACGTTAA
- a CDS encoding 5-formyltetrahydrofolate cyclo-ligase: MADRFKKILRNTIKDIRENLSLSYQKEASRKICARIRQLKHYRYAKNLALYNASNGEISLKEIWQSAPRQGKFCCFPALTKDKTLLFLPATPATPFKENQYGILEPDISFSQAIPPKELNLIFLPLVAFDEYGTRLGRGAGYYDRTLAKENHPLLIGTAYDFQHQHLIIPQEWDIPLTAVITPNNTYWWGEQ; the protein is encoded by the coding sequence ATGGCTGATCGCTTTAAAAAAATTTTACGTAATACTATCAAAGACATAAGAGAAAATTTGTCACTTTCTTATCAAAAAGAAGCTTCTAGGAAAATATGTGCACGTATCCGCCAACTTAAGCATTACCGTTATGCTAAGAACCTTGCTCTTTATAATGCTTCTAATGGAGAAATAAGCCTTAAAGAAATCTGGCAGTCAGCGCCCAGGCAAGGCAAGTTTTGTTGCTTTCCTGCTCTTACTAAAGATAAAACACTTCTATTTTTACCAGCAACACCAGCGACTCCTTTTAAAGAGAATCAATATGGGATCCTTGAGCCGGATATTAGCTTTTCTCAAGCAATTCCACCTAAAGAGCTAAATTTAATTTTCCTTCCTTTAGTCGCTTTTGATGAGTATGGTACCCGTTTAGGTAGAGGCGCAGGCTATTATGATCGTACCCTTGCGAAAGAGAATCATCCTTTACTTATTGGTACTGCTTATGATTTTCAACATCAGCACTTGATTATTCCTCAGGAATGGGATATCCCTTTAACAGCAGTGATTACACCAAATAATACGTACTGGTGGGGTGAGCAATGA
- a CDS encoding PA3496 family putative envelope integrity protein gives MSDLFDDEDDLLEDVFSPDDTVPVDSADLSESTVLDARRRLEQALEEKRLRDELNDFVDY, from the coding sequence ATGAGTGATTTATTTGATGACGAAGATGATTTACTAGAAGACGTATTTAGCCCTGATGATACAGTACCTGTTGATTCTGCTGACCTATCTGAAAGCACAGTTTTAGATGCGCGTCGTCGCCTTGAACAGGCTTTAGAAGAAAAGCGTCTTCGTGATGAACTGAATGATTTTGTAGATTATTAA
- a CDS encoding aminotransferase class IV, with translation MPCQVVFGGLSNNISFVSHDRLLLGEGLFETIKIVNGEPCYADLHWQRLKQSADFLEIPFNLSLTEWVDKLLLYIKSIALNNGGIKAVLSGGSGERGLNAKGKTPYLFLEAFSYQPNYSAVILTQAPWLRDSSNPVYKIKSINYLEAIMASRYAKEKRVDDVLFFNLDQFALETTIANFFLIIDGQLVTPSLTCNILPGITRSRILAICQQLNKPCIETNVSKSMLAQAEAAFICNTLQTIRPVKALDEFHYCEQHPLLKELIKLVA, from the coding sequence ATGCCTTGTCAGGTTGTCTTTGGTGGACTAAGTAATAATATAAGTTTTGTAAGTCACGATCGTCTTTTGTTAGGTGAAGGACTTTTTGAAACTATAAAAATAGTAAATGGAGAGCCTTGTTATGCTGATCTTCATTGGCAAAGGCTCAAACAATCTGCCGATTTTTTAGAGATACCATTTAACCTTTCTCTAACAGAGTGGGTTGATAAACTTCTTTTGTATATTAAATCTATTGCGCTTAATAATGGTGGTATTAAAGCTGTTTTAAGTGGAGGCAGTGGGGAAAGAGGACTAAATGCTAAAGGTAAAACACCTTATTTATTTTTAGAAGCGTTTAGTTATCAACCAAACTATTCTGCTGTAATACTTACTCAAGCGCCTTGGCTAAGAGACAGTAGTAATCCTGTTTACAAAATTAAGTCAATTAATTACCTTGAAGCCATTATGGCTTCTCGCTATGCCAAAGAAAAAAGGGTAGATGATGTTTTATTTTTTAATTTAGATCAATTCGCTCTTGAAACCACCATTGCTAACTTCTTTTTAATCATTGATGGTCAACTGGTTACGCCATCACTAACCTGTAATATTTTACCTGGTATTACTCGCAGCCGAATTTTAGCAATTTGTCAGCAATTAAATAAACCCTGTATTGAAACTAACGTTTCTAAGTCTATGTTAGCGCAAGCGGAAGCTGCATTTATTTGTAATACATTACAAACTATTCGGCCGGTAAAAGCATTAGATGAATTTCACTATTGTGAACAGCATCCTCTATTAAAAGAATTAATTAAATTGGTAGCATAA
- the icmT gene encoding IcmT/TraK family protein, whose protein sequence is MASFSETTHWRDSARSARFFIVDARAAFPIFIFLMHIRFWTGFLVVISAIFFGVIEHYGFTVPVFLRWLRSFLAGRVKSSQPWWR, encoded by the coding sequence ATGGCTAGTTTTTCTGAGACAACCCATTGGCGCGACTCGGCAAGAAGTGCTCGTTTTTTTATTGTCGATGCACGAGCCGCATTCCCAATCTTTATATTTTTAATGCATATAAGATTCTGGACGGGTTTCTTAGTCGTAATATCGGCAATTTTTTTCGGTGTTATTGAACATTATGGCTTTACTGTACCTGTTTTTTTAAGATGGCTTAGAAGCTTTCTTGCCGGTCGAGTTAAATCATCTCAACCCTGGTGGCGATAA
- a CDS encoding type IV secretion IcmS family protein — MSTDIDIRKSLALIATSMNAKFYLNDRFMSLDEVFSDTGLLPAIARRADQLCSLCLGYGLGATFDEAENALLGTRVVFDEVTPNSLRLLCMTDVLNELIQGGPSRDYTPLDELMYD, encoded by the coding sequence ATGAGTACTGATATTGATATTCGTAAAAGTTTAGCCCTCATTGCTACCTCAATGAATGCTAAATTTTATTTAAATGATAGGTTTATGAGCTTAGACGAGGTTTTTTCTGACACAGGTTTATTGCCGGCTATTGCTCGTCGTGCTGACCAATTATGCTCCCTTTGTTTAGGCTATGGATTGGGCGCTACTTTTGATGAAGCAGAAAATGCTCTCTTAGGTACTCGGGTGGTCTTTGACGAGGTTACTCCCAATTCATTACGTCTTTTATGTATGACAGATGTGTTAAATGAATTAATTCAAGGAGGACCAAGCCGGGATTATACGCCTCTTGATGAATTGATGTATGATTAA
- the icmQ gene encoding Dot/Icm secretion system protein IcmQ, with product MSKYHLNEKQIKAILKILADASNRGPWEASNFLKVIGKTFQDFHDQLAAQLEKINKATAGSNTLFGRAVNPNQQEVFISLYTMDGSNIQAWERIILNLPKQMISRPIYANEEDVKSLIKSKENKLNEGYIAIFVDKNSILTLPPDKMPRDRFGKQLLTLRDRSLDLNNIHYFVHLSGTYRYQRGRLLMTSVER from the coding sequence ATGAGTAAATATCATTTAAATGAGAAACAAATAAAAGCTATTTTAAAAATTTTGGCAGATGCTAGTAATCGAGGCCCATGGGAAGCGTCTAATTTTTTAAAAGTGATTGGAAAAACATTTCAAGATTTTCATGATCAGCTAGCTGCTCAATTGGAGAAAATTAATAAAGCAACGGCTGGAAGTAACACATTATTTGGCAGAGCGGTAAATCCAAACCAGCAAGAAGTTTTTATCTCTCTTTACACTATGGATGGTAGCAATATACAAGCTTGGGAGCGTATTATTCTTAATCTCCCTAAACAGATGATTTCTCGGCCTATCTATGCCAACGAAGAAGATGTTAAGAGCTTAATTAAATCAAAAGAAAATAAATTAAATGAAGGGTATATTGCTATTTTTGTTGATAAAAACAGTATATTGACTTTACCACCTGATAAAATGCCTCGAGACCGATTTGGTAAGCAATTGCTGACTTTAAGGGACCGCTCTTTAGATCTTAACAATATTCATTATTTTGTTCATCTTTCAGGGACTTATCGTTATCAAAGAGGACGACTACTTATGACTAGTGTAGAACGTTAA
- the icmP gene encoding type IVB secretion system coupling complex protein DotM/IcmP, with protein MAQQPQQSGGGGGGDNSMAPVWITLLVFVVLYAIWYAAHQYIVAFVFHINLLEAKFVNLFIDNPKLANDVYLMQTLNPSSVKWDQFADLTASVGDYIRYPIVAILALLAVYLYTSNVTLKFRKAHDMKTLRAQEQFNWPAIMPIVKEDIVSEDVNKGRWAMGLTPMEFARKYNLLKKDDALLDNPLPGMEFTAGVRRGDAKRVFTLQLGPYWESFERCSPQAYTLAAVFMARINRDRGAASMILEHIDKTFAQGKPDFAVARPILKKYENSEIVQEIVSQHAYMLTVMASLLESARKDGVVPSAEFLWLKPLDRRLWYMLNSVGRQTPFAEVAGPFAHWIAEKALGRRSLVPMIDEAIKALEIAIKEVKLSPRELQELKP; from the coding sequence ATGGCCCAACAACCACAGCAATCTGGTGGTGGCGGAGGAGGCGATAATTCCATGGCGCCAGTATGGATAACCCTACTGGTTTTTGTGGTTTTATATGCTATTTGGTACGCTGCCCATCAATATATAGTAGCTTTTGTTTTTCACATTAATTTATTAGAAGCTAAGTTTGTTAACTTATTCATTGATAATCCTAAACTTGCTAATGATGTTTATTTGATGCAAACACTTAATCCCTCATCTGTTAAGTGGGATCAGTTCGCTGATTTAACAGCAAGTGTTGGAGATTATATTCGCTATCCTATTGTTGCTATCCTAGCTCTATTAGCTGTTTATCTATATACATCAAATGTGACTTTAAAATTTCGTAAAGCACACGATATGAAAACATTACGAGCGCAAGAGCAATTTAATTGGCCGGCTATTATGCCTATTGTCAAAGAAGATATTGTTAGTGAGGATGTAAATAAAGGTCGTTGGGCAATGGGTTTAACACCCATGGAATTCGCACGTAAATATAATTTGTTAAAAAAAGACGATGCTTTATTAGATAATCCTCTTCCAGGCATGGAATTTACAGCAGGCGTTCGTCGTGGCGATGCTAAGCGCGTTTTTACTTTGCAGCTTGGGCCTTATTGGGAAAGTTTTGAGCGTTGCTCTCCTCAAGCTTATACCCTAGCAGCAGTGTTTATGGCTCGTATTAATCGGGATCGTGGCGCCGCCAGTATGATCTTAGAGCATATAGACAAAACGTTTGCCCAAGGTAAACCGGATTTTGCTGTTGCAAGACCTATTTTAAAAAAATACGAAAATTCAGAAATTGTTCAAGAAATAGTGAGTCAACATGCTTATATGTTGACCGTAATGGCCTCTTTATTAGAAAGTGCTCGTAAAGACGGCGTTGTGCCTAGTGCAGAATTTTTATGGTTAAAGCCCCTAGATCGCCGATTATGGTATATGCTTAATAGTGTTGGTAGACAAACGCCATTTGCTGAAGTAGCAGGTCCTTTTGCTCATTGGATAGCAGAAAAAGCATTAGGTAGGCGTTCGTTAGTTCCCATGATTGATGAAGCTATTAAAGCTTTAGAGATAGCTATAAAAGAAGTTAAGCTGTCTCCTCGTGAGTTGCAGGAGTTAAAGCCATGA
- a CDS encoding TraM recognition domain-containing protein yields MMRGIDSRHEIDPTLLLRDTRTIGQRIADFFSDPTNASIILVMFAGVAYYMTALATVGLVLGFFCFLYSFTRKQTLPFRLPKVAQVKDYNDLKPGIKTPNIARGITFFGNDRKTNEELWFANEDMRTHALIFGSTGSGKTEALVSLAFNALVQASGFIYVDGKGDNSLYAKVFSMVRSMGREDDLLLINFMTGARDIIGPQEKRLSNTLNPFCQGSSSMLTQLVVSLMGSSNQSSDGDMWKGRAISFVEALMKLLVYMRDEGAILLDANTIRNYFDLNRLEAIVIDKVFPRDEQESINIESVPKLVTDPLRNYVFNLPGYNKEKKGKQVSQVLEQHGFITMQLTRTFSSLADTYGHIIRTNLAEVDFKDVVLNRRILVVLLPALEKSPDELANLGKVIVSSLKAMMAAGLGEEVEGDYRDVIERKATNAPTPYMCILDEYGYYAVQGFAVVPAQARSLGFSAIFAGQDLPAFQKASKEEAASIGANTNIKICMKLEDPTETWDFFTKTAGEAYVTKVDSFQTKDTSIANTYMDTKSSSFEKRARIDLLDLKEQTEGEAHIFFKSKIVRARMFYANPKPVKQLKLNQFLKVEPPADDYLAKLQKQLSGFQRILDSGDLSIDKDLESEEISLITQALHESTISEPIERGVAALLAYHGQNELPPLEDIVEEVEEGVLTIFNQLRQQPGSLPLLVNDTEQFSQPLLDVNNTRNYLSTIERLSGAKDKYAGSISNELIKDFKTATSYPPLERDYISGEELAELANELSNRIASEREKASLEDKID; encoded by the coding sequence ATGATGCGTGGTATTGATTCAAGGCATGAAATTGACCCTACGCTGCTCTTAAGAGATACGCGTACAATAGGGCAACGTATTGCTGACTTTTTTTCAGACCCTACTAATGCATCAATTATATTAGTGATGTTTGCAGGTGTAGCCTATTATATGACTGCACTTGCTACCGTTGGATTAGTGCTAGGGTTTTTTTGTTTTCTTTATAGCTTTACTAGAAAACAAACGCTTCCTTTTAGATTACCTAAAGTTGCTCAAGTAAAAGATTATAATGATTTAAAGCCGGGTATCAAAACACCAAATATCGCACGTGGAATTACATTTTTTGGTAACGATAGAAAAACGAACGAAGAGTTATGGTTTGCTAATGAAGATATGCGAACTCATGCTTTAATCTTTGGCTCAACTGGTAGTGGTAAAACCGAAGCGTTAGTGTCCCTCGCATTTAATGCTTTAGTGCAGGCAAGCGGTTTTATTTATGTCGATGGAAAAGGTGATAACTCTCTGTATGCTAAAGTCTTTTCCATGGTACGTAGCATGGGGCGTGAGGATGACTTGTTACTTATTAATTTTATGACAGGCGCTAGAGACATTATCGGTCCGCAGGAAAAACGTCTTTCTAATACTCTTAATCCATTTTGCCAAGGCTCATCTAGTATGTTAACCCAGCTAGTTGTAAGCTTAATGGGCTCATCTAATCAATCGTCTGATGGTGATATGTGGAAAGGGCGAGCTATAAGCTTCGTTGAAGCCTTAATGAAGTTATTAGTTTATATGCGGGATGAAGGTGCCATTTTATTGGATGCCAATACTATTCGAAATTACTTTGATTTAAATCGGCTAGAAGCGATTGTAATAGATAAAGTATTTCCCCGTGATGAACAAGAAAGTATTAATATTGAATCAGTGCCAAAACTTGTAACCGATCCTCTACGTAACTACGTGTTTAATTTACCTGGGTATAATAAGGAAAAGAAAGGTAAACAAGTATCACAAGTTTTAGAACAGCATGGTTTTATAACGATGCAGTTAACGCGAACTTTCTCATCTTTAGCAGATACTTATGGTCATATTATTAGGACAAATCTTGCTGAAGTAGATTTTAAAGACGTTGTTTTAAATCGACGTATCTTGGTCGTATTATTGCCTGCTTTAGAAAAATCTCCCGATGAATTAGCGAACCTAGGTAAAGTGATTGTATCTTCCTTGAAAGCAATGATGGCTGCAGGCTTAGGAGAAGAAGTAGAAGGGGATTATCGGGATGTTATTGAGCGTAAAGCGACCAATGCGCCTACGCCGTATATGTGTATATTAGACGAGTATGGCTATTATGCAGTACAAGGTTTTGCTGTTGTGCCAGCCCAAGCGCGTTCATTAGGTTTTTCCGCTATCTTTGCAGGACAAGATTTACCAGCCTTCCAAAAGGCTTCTAAAGAGGAAGCTGCCTCAATTGGTGCAAATACTAACATTAAGATTTGTATGAAGCTTGAAGATCCCACTGAAACTTGGGATTTCTTTACGAAGACTGCGGGTGAAGCTTATGTCACTAAAGTAGATTCTTTTCAGACTAAAGATACGAGTATTGCAAATACTTATATGGATACAAAGAGTTCTTCATTTGAGAAACGTGCTCGTATTGATTTATTAGATCTAAAAGAACAGACTGAAGGTGAAGCGCATATCTTCTTTAAATCAAAAATTGTAAGAGCCCGCATGTTTTATGCTAATCCTAAACCAGTAAAACAATTAAAACTAAATCAATTTTTGAAAGTTGAACCGCCAGCTGATGACTATTTAGCAAAATTACAAAAGCAACTTTCTGGTTTTCAACGCATATTAGATAGTGGTGATTTAAGTATTGACAAAGATCTAGAAAGTGAGGAAATCTCTCTCATTACACAAGCGTTACATGAGTCCACAATTTCAGAGCCAATAGAACGTGGCGTAGCTGCTTTACTTGCTTATCATGGACAAAATGAATTACCGCCACTTGAAGATATTGTTGAGGAAGTAGAAGAAGGCGTATTAACAATCTTTAATCAATTACGCCAACAACCAGGCTCTTTACCTCTGCTAGTTAATGATACAGAGCAATTTTCTCAGCCTCTATTAGATGTTAATAATACTCGTAATTACCTATCTACTATCGAGCGCTTAAGTGGTGCAAAAGATAAGTATGCAGGTTCTATATCAAATGAGCTTATTAAAGATTTCAAAACAGCTACCAGTTATCCACCATTAGAAAGGGATTACATTAGTGGCGAAGAACTAGCTGAGCTTGCTAACGAGCTTTCCAATAGAATTGCTAGTGAACGAGAGAAAGCGAGCCTAGAAGATAAAATCGATTAA
- the icmN gene encoding type IVB secretion system protein IcmN/DotK, with protein MKRVSVGYLTFLIRYFIVLATLILTGCCCGNGKMLLLTQQGFKLPTRVKGSSDAYVIAQQAGFAKCGVQVITIGSDYLISIPSAVLFADQSPRIKWGAYSVLNKVVKFMQQFRKVGVNVTSYSSQYVSSKREQSLTLARARAVADYLWSQGIDSRFLFAEGAGSEKPISAFMQGGDRSLNSRVEITFRDVVA; from the coding sequence GTGAAACGAGTAAGTGTTGGTTATTTAACCTTTTTGATACGATATTTTATCGTGTTAGCAACATTAATTTTGACAGGTTGTTGCTGTGGTAATGGCAAAATGTTACTCCTTACTCAACAGGGTTTTAAATTGCCTACTCGAGTTAAAGGCTCTTCTGATGCTTACGTTATTGCGCAGCAAGCAGGATTTGCTAAATGTGGGGTTCAAGTCATTACTATTGGCTCTGATTATTTAATTAGTATTCCTTCAGCTGTTTTATTTGCTGATCAATCTCCAAGAATAAAGTGGGGAGCATATTCGGTTCTAAATAAAGTTGTTAAATTTATGCAGCAATTTAGAAAAGTAGGCGTTAATGTAACAAGCTATAGTAGCCAGTATGTTTCCTCTAAAAGAGAACAATCATTAACTTTAGCGCGTGCAAGGGCAGTGGCTGATTATTTATGGTCACAAGGTATAGACAGTCGTTTTCTTTTTGCAGAAGGTGCAGGAAGTGAAAAGCCTATATCAGCATTTATGCAAGGCGGAGATCGCTCTTTAAATTCCAGAGTTGAGATTACTTTTAGAGATGTTGTTGCTTAA
- the icmM gene encoding type IVB secretion system protein IcmM/DotJ, with the protein MSRQSWNRIKRSKSFYVMTYRRALKFLLLSMALNVFFCVAISYVYLNRPERTFYATSGITPPIELTPLATPNYSAQFLLSPDPVDDNEEKAIPQ; encoded by the coding sequence ATGAGTCGTCAGTCTTGGAATAGAATAAAACGGTCAAAATCATTTTATGTAATGACATATAGACGAGCATTAAAGTTCTTATTGTTGTCTATGGCATTGAACGTATTTTTTTGTGTTGCTATTAGTTACGTATATTTAAATAGGCCTGAGCGGACATTTTATGCAACGAGTGGAATTACGCCTCCTATTGAGCTTACCCCATTAGCTACACCAAATTATTCAGCACAATTTTTACTGTCACCAGATCCAGTTGATGATAATGAAGAGAAAGCCATACCACAATAA
- a CDS encoding type IVB secretion system apparatus protein IcmL/DotI, with product MVKDSLTAVTLRNEFYRDGQRKMVLGLLISLLTNFALGCMLAYLLTHPPAPKYFATSINGRITPIFPLNEPNQSDSAVLQWANQAAIAAFTYNFVNYRDELQAASGFFTADGWQQFLVALQQSNNLDAVKAKKLIVSAVATRAPIILQKGLLNGRYSWRVQMPLLVTYQSASEFSQQNNVVTMLITRVSTLNSPRGIGIAQFVVGPASGGVT from the coding sequence ATGGTTAAAGATTCGCTAACAGCGGTAACTTTGCGTAATGAGTTTTACCGAGACGGTCAAAGAAAAATGGTTTTAGGTTTACTCATTTCATTGCTTACTAATTTTGCTTTAGGATGTATGTTAGCTTATTTACTCACACATCCCCCAGCACCTAAATATTTTGCTACAAGTATTAACGGGCGCATTACGCCAATTTTCCCTTTAAATGAGCCTAACCAATCTGATTCAGCAGTTCTACAATGGGCCAATCAGGCTGCTATTGCAGCATTTACTTATAACTTTGTTAATTATCGTGATGAGTTGCAAGCAGCCTCAGGGTTTTTTACGGCAGACGGTTGGCAACAATTTTTAGTCGCATTGCAACAATCTAATAACTTGGATGCTGTTAAAGCTAAAAAGCTAATTGTATCAGCAGTTGCAACACGGGCACCTATTATTTTACAAAAAGGCTTACTAAATGGTCGTTATTCATGGCGAGTACAAATGCCCTTATTAGTAACTTATCAAAGTGCAAGCGAGTTTTCTCAACAAAATAATGTAGTTACTATGCTAATAACGCGAGTTTCAACTCTTAATTCACCTCGAGGTATAGGCATTGCACAGTTCGTAGTTGGTCCAGCGAGCGGCGGAGTAACCTAA